From Scatophagus argus isolate fScaArg1 chromosome 10, fScaArg1.pri, whole genome shotgun sequence, a single genomic window includes:
- the LOC124066301 gene encoding rho GTPase-activating protein 19-like, translating into MAAEQGPQNNHKLDRRGTKCSVFNSQEKPNASQPVIFNPDFFVERLKHEHPQVFTDLILSNITRLIDLPGDEFAQLTGECEPRLPATGFLRSFNFLKRKEKGVVFGAPLTEEGIAQIYQLIEYLSKNLHVEGLFRVPGHSLRQAALREMLNAGAELDLESGDFHPNDAATLLKAYLGELPEPLLTHRHYHAHLKIGELTRFDDKGDKTNVPDKEQQIEAFQLLFMLLPPANRSLLKLLLDLLYHTARNQHINKMSAINLAKMFAPHIIWPKNVTASDLQGNIEQLNNGIAFLIRHSQKLFKAPAYIKEYTHLYFTGSKTLQSKDDLMLCSGTKDGPVPMVAAASPSPSIRTTRCDDCGTSGIRSSETQSYTESALRELYQQVSNMPESAKKKKLIRQFEKQSLQTPSADSRTPFSRKHWRSRSLGGIIKRKVLGSQAVTEKENSTLQSPAPSSSSEGKGRENASCVGLVQD; encoded by the exons ATGGCGGCTGAACAAGGTCCTCAAAACAATCACAAACTGGACAGAAG GGGAACCAAATGCAGCGTTTTTAACAGCCAGGAAAAGCCAAACGCAAGCCAGCCTGTGATCTTTAACCCAGACTTTTTTGTGGAGAGGCTGAAACATGAGCATCCCCAGGTCTTTACGGATTTGATACTCAGCAATATCACTCGACTCATAGACCTTCCAGGGGATGAGTTTGCCCAGCTCACAGGAGAATGTGAGCCAAGACTGCCCGCCACTGGCTTTCTGCGCTCCTTCAACTTCCTAAAACGGAAAG AAAAAGGAGTCGTTTTTGGTGCACCATTAACCGAAGAAGGAATAGCACAGATTTATCAGCTTATTGAATACCTCAGTAAAA ACCTTCATGTGGAGGGGTTGTTCCGTGTGCCAGGCCACAGCCTAAGGCAGGCAGCCCTGAGGGAAATGCTGAATGCTGGTGCAGAGTTGGATCTAGAGTCAGGCGACTTCCACCCCAATGATGCGGCCACATTGCTCAAAGCCTACCTGGGAGAACTGCCAGAGCCTCTGCTCACGCACCGACACTATCATGCTCACTTGAAGATTGGAG AGCTGACTCGCTTTGATGATAAGGGGGATAAGACAAATGTGCCTGACAAGGAACAGCAGATTGAGGcatttcagctgcttttcaTGTTGCTCCCACCAGCCAACCGCAGTCTATTGAAACTGCTGCTTGATCTGCTGTACCACACTGCCCGCAATCAACACATCAACAAGATGTCAGCTATCAATCTCGCCAAAATGTTTGCTCCACATATCATCTGGCCCAAAAAT gtGACAGCAAGTGATCTGCAGGGGAACATCGAACAACTAAATAATGGCATAGCATTCCTCATCAGGCACTCACAGAAATTGTTCAAG gCACCTGCATATATCAAAGAATATACTCACTTATACTTCACTGGATCAAAAACTCTTCAGTCAAAA GATGACTTGATGCTCTGTTCTGGGACTAAAGATGGGCCCGTACCTATGGTAGCAGCTGCGTCCCCTTCTCCCTCCATAAGAACAACCAGATGTGACGACTGCGGCACCAGTGGCATCAGGTCATCTGAGACTCAAAGTTATACTGAATCTGCCCTCAGAGAGCTGTACCAGCAGGTCAGCAACATGCCTGAGTCtgccaaaaagaagaaactcaTCAGACAG TTTGAAAAGCAGTCTTTGCAGACACCTTCAGCTGACTCAAGGACGCCGTTCAGCAGGAAACACTGGCGTTCACGCTCCTTAGGTGGAATTATCAAG AGGAAGGTGTTGGGAAGCCAGGCagtcacagagaaagagaacagcACACTGCAGAGTCCTGCACCAAGCAGTTCAAGTGAGGGCAAAGGCAGAGAAAACGCCAGCTGTGTTGGA ctTGTCCAGGATTAA